Proteins encoded within one genomic window of Streptomyces sp. NBC_01314:
- a CDS encoding alpha-ketoglutarate-dependent dioxygenase AlkB gives MAMHLQGSLFDQSDDLRLGSLDGLRRRELGAGAWVDLLPGWLGGADALFTRLAEEVPWKAERRQMYEQVVDVPRLLAHYGAEDALPHPVMDEAREALSTHYGSELGEPFATAGLCYYRDGRDSVAWHGDRIGRGGREDTMVAILSVGDPRDLALRPHGGGETLRLPQGHGDLIVMGGSCQRTWDHAIPKSTRAVGPRISVQFRPRGVR, from the coding sequence ATGGCCATGCACCTCCAGGGCTCCCTCTTCGACCAGTCCGACGACCTCCGCCTCGGCTCCCTCGACGGGCTGCGCAGGCGGGAGCTGGGGGCCGGGGCCTGGGTCGACCTGCTGCCCGGGTGGCTCGGCGGTGCCGACGCGCTCTTCACGCGGCTCGCCGAGGAGGTGCCCTGGAAGGCGGAGCGACGACAGATGTACGAGCAGGTCGTGGACGTACCCCGGCTGCTCGCTCACTACGGCGCCGAGGACGCCCTCCCGCACCCCGTCATGGACGAGGCCCGGGAGGCGCTCTCCACGCACTACGGCTCCGAGCTGGGTGAGCCGTTCGCCACGGCGGGGCTCTGCTACTACCGGGACGGCCGGGACAGCGTGGCCTGGCACGGCGACCGGATCGGGCGGGGAGGCCGGGAGGACACGATGGTGGCCATCCTGTCCGTGGGCGACCCCCGCGATCTGGCCCTGCGCCCGCACGGCGGCGGGGAGACCCTGCGGCTGCCGCAGGGACACGGCGACCTGATCGTGATGGGCGGCTCCTGCCAGCGCACGTGGGACCACGCGATCCCCAAGTCGACGCGGGCGGTGGGGCCACGCATCAGCGTCCAGTTCCGGCCCCGGGGCGTGCGCTAG
- a CDS encoding DUF3105 domain-containing protein translates to MASSKAKANNSGPKGRNNSPKAREAARRARVEEIRKAEQARERRVRMLMLGVTTVILAGLVGGGWYLIDSAQEKEEAAAAAKAAPVDGVKSWSKLTQNHVAEPVTYKMSPPVGGDHNQVWVNCDKQVYTKALPNENAVHALEHGAVWVTYNDKAAKADVESLTGLVKKTTYTFMSPYEDQSSPIVLSAWEHQLKVDKASDPRVQKFLAKYVQGEQTPEPGAACTGGMTP, encoded by the coding sequence ATGGCTTCATCCAAGGCGAAGGCCAACAACAGCGGCCCCAAGGGCAGGAACAACAGCCCGAAGGCCAGGGAGGCGGCGCGGCGCGCCCGCGTCGAGGAGATACGCAAGGCGGAGCAGGCCCGTGAGCGGCGCGTGCGCATGCTCATGCTCGGCGTCACCACCGTCATCCTCGCCGGGCTCGTCGGCGGCGGCTGGTACCTCATCGACTCCGCCCAGGAGAAGGAAGAGGCAGCGGCGGCGGCGAAGGCGGCGCCGGTCGACGGTGTGAAGAGCTGGTCGAAGCTCACCCAGAACCACGTCGCCGAGCCCGTCACCTACAAGATGAGCCCGCCGGTGGGCGGCGACCACAACCAGGTGTGGGTCAACTGCGACAAGCAGGTGTACACCAAGGCCCTCCCGAACGAGAACGCGGTGCACGCGCTGGAGCACGGCGCCGTCTGGGTCACGTACAACGACAAGGCGGCCAAGGCCGACGTCGAGTCGCTGACCGGGCTCGTGAAGAAGACGACGTACACGTTCATGAGCCCCTACGAGGACCAGTCCTCGCCCATCGTGCTGAGCGCCTGGGAGCACCAGCTGAAGGTGGACAAGGCGTCCGACCCCCGGGTGCAGAAGTTCCTCGCCAAGTACGTCCAGGGCGAGCAGACGCCGGAGCCGGGTGCCGCGTGCACCGGCGGCATGACCCCGTGA
- a CDS encoding TerC family protein, with product MNVSLATWLLTIVALCVLVAVDFFIGRKPHDVSVKEAGIWSAVWIALAIAFGLVVLAVGGGKPAGEFFAGFITEKSLSVDNLFVFVLIMGKFAVPSQYQQRVLMVGVLMALVLRAIFIAAGAAIISTFSWVFYLFGAFLIYTAWKLVEDARKGSHEEEYEENKLLKAVEKRFGVADRYHGTKLWIEENGKRVMTPMLVVMLAIGSTDVLFALDSIPAIYGLTQDPYIVFTANAFALMGLRQLYFLIGGLLKKLVHLSYGLSIILGFIGVKLVLHALHESGVHVPEISIPFSLGFIVLVLAVTTVTSLWASKKQQQEEEAAAGEGAGDDEHTSQPV from the coding sequence TTGAACGTCTCCCTGGCCACCTGGCTGCTCACGATCGTCGCCCTGTGCGTACTGGTCGCCGTCGACTTCTTCATCGGCCGAAAACCCCACGATGTGTCGGTCAAGGAGGCCGGCATCTGGTCGGCCGTCTGGATCGCGCTGGCGATCGCGTTCGGCCTGGTCGTGCTGGCCGTCGGTGGGGGCAAGCCCGCGGGAGAGTTCTTCGCGGGCTTCATCACCGAGAAGTCGCTGAGCGTCGACAACCTCTTCGTCTTCGTCCTGATCATGGGCAAGTTCGCCGTGCCCTCGCAGTACCAGCAGCGCGTACTGATGGTCGGCGTCCTCATGGCGCTCGTGCTCCGCGCGATCTTCATCGCGGCCGGCGCGGCGATCATCTCCACCTTCTCCTGGGTCTTCTACCTCTTCGGCGCGTTCCTGATCTACACCGCGTGGAAGCTGGTGGAGGACGCCCGCAAGGGCAGCCACGAGGAGGAGTACGAGGAGAACAAACTCCTCAAGGCCGTGGAGAAACGATTCGGAGTGGCCGACCGGTACCACGGCACCAAGCTGTGGATCGAGGAGAACGGCAAGCGCGTCATGACGCCGATGCTCGTCGTGATGCTCGCGATCGGCTCCACCGACGTCCTGTTCGCCCTCGACTCCATCCCCGCGATCTACGGCCTCACCCAGGACCCGTACATCGTCTTCACCGCCAACGCCTTCGCCCTGATGGGCCTGCGCCAGCTGTACTTCCTCATCGGTGGCCTTCTGAAGAAGCTCGTCCACCTCTCCTACGGCCTGTCGATCATCCTCGGCTTCATCGGCGTCAAACTCGTCCTCCACGCCCTGCACGAGTCCGGCGTCCACGTCCCGGAGATCTCCATTCCCTTCTCCCTCGGCTTCATCGTCCTGGTCCTGGCCGTGACGACGGTGACGAGTCTGTGGGCTTCGAAGAAGCAGCAGCAGGAGGAGGAGGCGGCGGCGGGGGAGGGCGCGGGAGACGACGAGCACACCTCGCAGCCGGTCTAG
- a CDS encoding VOC family protein: MSSDGFTTCLWFDGQAEEAAAHYVSIFKNSRLGRVTHYGEGAFQPAGSVLTVDFVANGQRFVALNGGPQFKFTEAVSFQILCADQDEIDYYWNSLTEGGEPGPCGWLKDRFGVSWQVVPTALIEMINDSDPQKASRATAAMMSMGKLDLAALERAYAGE; the protein is encoded by the coding sequence ATGTCCAGCGACGGATTCACCACCTGCCTGTGGTTCGACGGCCAGGCCGAGGAGGCTGCCGCACACTACGTCTCGATCTTCAAGAACTCCCGGCTCGGCCGCGTCACCCACTACGGCGAGGGCGCGTTCCAGCCGGCCGGATCCGTGCTCACCGTGGACTTCGTGGCCAACGGCCAGCGGTTCGTCGCCCTCAACGGCGGCCCGCAGTTCAAGTTCACCGAGGCCGTCTCCTTCCAGATCCTCTGCGCCGACCAGGACGAGATCGACTACTACTGGAACAGCCTCACCGAGGGCGGCGAGCCCGGTCCCTGCGGCTGGCTCAAGGACAGGTTCGGGGTGTCCTGGCAGGTCGTGCCCACCGCCCTCATCGAGATGATCAACGACTCCGACCCGCAGAAGGCGTCCCGCGCGACGGCGGCGATGATGTCGATGGGCAAGTTGGACCTTGCCGCGCTGGAGAGGGCGTACGCGGGCGAGTAG
- a CDS encoding tyrosinase cofactor — protein sequence MPDITRRHALGAAAALAVTVGAPLTAAVADDHGGHQDPEGPQAFDEVYRGRRIQGHATDGGGHHHGAGYAVLVDGTELHVMRNADGSWISVVSHYSPVPTPRAAARAAVDELQGARLVPFN from the coding sequence ATGCCCGACATCACCCGCCGCCATGCCCTCGGCGCCGCGGCCGCCCTCGCCGTGACCGTCGGCGCCCCGCTCACCGCCGCCGTCGCGGACGACCACGGCGGCCACCAGGACCCCGAGGGCCCTCAGGCCTTCGACGAGGTCTACCGGGGCCGTCGGATACAGGGGCACGCGACCGACGGCGGCGGTCACCATCACGGCGCCGGGTACGCCGTGCTCGTCGACGGGACCGAGCTGCATGTGATGCGGAACGCCGACGGCAGCTGGATCAGCGTCGTCAGCCACTACTCCCCCGTGCCGACCCCGCGCGCCGCCGCCCGCGCAGCGGTCGACGAACTCCAGGGCGCCCGCCTCGTCCCCTTCAACTGA
- a CDS encoding SRPBCC family protein — protein sequence MTQIEESIEVQVPVRTAYDQWTQFETFPEFMSGVERIEQRSDTLTRWVTEVDGVRREFDAKITEQIPDARVAWTTVGGEARQAGAVTFHRLSEERTKVMLQMDFQPEGAAEKVADKLGVVKRQTKGDLERFKKFIEKRGRETGEWRGTVV from the coding sequence ATGACCCAGATCGAGGAGTCCATCGAGGTTCAGGTCCCCGTGCGGACCGCCTACGACCAGTGGACGCAGTTCGAGACCTTCCCGGAGTTCATGAGCGGGGTCGAGCGGATCGAGCAGCGTTCGGACACGCTCACGCGCTGGGTGACCGAGGTGGACGGCGTGAGGCGGGAGTTCGACGCGAAGATCACCGAGCAGATCCCGGACGCGAGGGTCGCGTGGACGACCGTCGGCGGTGAGGCCAGGCAGGCCGGCGCCGTCACCTTCCACCGCCTCTCCGAGGAGCGCACGAAGGTGATGCTGCAGATGGACTTCCAGCCCGAGGGCGCCGCCGAGAAGGTGGCCGACAAACTGGGGGTCGTGAAGCGGCAGACCAAGGGTGACCTGGAGCGCTTCAAGAAGTTCATCGAGAAGCGCGGCCGGGAGACCGGGGAGTGGCGCGGCACCGTCGTGTGA
- a CDS encoding FAD-dependent monooxygenase, with amino-acid sequence MKIACVGGGPASLYFSILMKRQDPSHDITVHERNPAGSTYGWGVTYWSELLDKLREKDPETALAISENSVNWNSGVAHVRDRTTVQPGDEGFGIGRRRLLELLAERARALGVRVEYEDGITADDLPYADLVVAGDGVNSTVRERYADRFGSDITLGRNTYIWLGTSKVHDAFTFSFQETDHGWIWAYAYPFSDEQSTCVIECSPRTLNGLGLDRLAEADGLALLEKLFADILDGHPLLGRAQDDGTAQWLNFRTLTNRAWHHGNLVLLGDAAHTTHYSIGAGTTLALEDAICLAEALGAHPETEAALAAYERQRKSELLRLQSAARHSAQWYENIQRYIDLPPEQMFALLGQRHSPLLPYVPPQLYYRLDRAVGRLEALRRLKRWLGPKLARSSQSRALADADRKQPTSGAF; translated from the coding sequence GTGAAGATCGCGTGCGTCGGCGGCGGACCCGCAAGCCTGTACTTCTCGATCCTGATGAAGCGGCAGGACCCGTCCCACGACATCACCGTCCATGAACGGAACCCGGCAGGATCGACGTACGGCTGGGGTGTGACCTACTGGTCCGAGCTACTGGACAAGCTCCGCGAGAAGGACCCCGAGACGGCCCTCGCCATCAGCGAGAACTCCGTCAACTGGAACAGCGGGGTGGCCCACGTCCGCGACCGTACGACGGTCCAGCCCGGCGACGAGGGCTTCGGCATCGGGCGGCGCCGCCTGCTCGAACTGCTCGCCGAACGGGCGCGGGCCCTCGGTGTCCGCGTCGAGTACGAGGACGGGATCACGGCCGACGACCTGCCGTACGCCGACCTCGTCGTCGCGGGCGACGGAGTCAACAGCACGGTGCGCGAGCGGTACGCCGACCGCTTCGGCAGCGACATCACGCTCGGCCGCAACACCTACATCTGGCTCGGCACCAGCAAGGTCCACGACGCCTTCACCTTCTCCTTCCAGGAGACCGACCACGGCTGGATCTGGGCCTACGCCTACCCGTTCAGCGACGAGCAGAGCACCTGTGTCATCGAGTGCTCCCCGCGGACACTGAACGGCCTGGGCCTGGACCGCCTGGCCGAGGCGGACGGGCTGGCCCTGCTGGAGAAGCTCTTCGCCGACATCCTCGACGGCCACCCCCTTCTGGGCCGGGCCCAGGACGACGGCACCGCCCAGTGGCTCAACTTCCGCACCCTGACCAACCGCGCCTGGCACCACGGCAACCTCGTCCTGCTCGGCGACGCCGCCCACACCACGCACTACTCCATCGGCGCCGGCACCACCCTCGCCCTGGAGGACGCCATCTGCCTGGCCGAAGCCCTCGGCGCCCACCCGGAGACGGAGGCCGCGCTCGCCGCGTACGAGCGACAGCGCAAGTCCGAGCTGCTGCGGCTGCAGAGCGCGGCCCGGCACAGCGCCCAGTGGTACGAGAACATCCAGCGGTACATCGACCTGCCTCCGGAGCAGATGTTCGCGCTCCTGGGCCAGCGGCACTCCCCGCTGCTGCCGTATGTGCCGCCGCAGCTCTACTACCGTCTCGACCGCGCGGTCGGCCGTCTGGAGGCGCTGCGCCGTCTCAAGCGCTGGCTGGGCCCGAAGCTGGCCCGGTCGTCGCAGTCGCGTGCCCTCGCCGACGCCGACCGGAAGCAGCCCACGTCCGGGGCCTTCTAG
- a CDS encoding SGNH/GDSL hydrolase family protein → MRRPWIVGMAGAVLAALLLGACGDPESAPAGAPPSAAVPDASPTTRQRAATAPPDDDTDAGAGAAKPAPKVLYLGDSLATENQNVLGTFLKDDLDARYTSAPYSGTTLCDYLEGTADRSLVPAQDKAAALVRRLSPDYVVLQFWGNSWDYTPCMDGVTYGKARTEYFRRYTAAAEQLTEQIANAGGTHRPRIVWVLQGPDPMTPDRVRRVNALYEKQAKASGDMVADAGRAVSPASDRYAWTQYLPCTAYEREHDGYCTQPGRALTALHHDKDALHFCLSPTTSRPRPCPVLSPGITRMAREITRAIADETS, encoded by the coding sequence ATGCGCAGGCCGTGGATCGTGGGAATGGCGGGGGCGGTGCTCGCCGCGCTGCTGCTCGGCGCGTGCGGGGATCCGGAGTCCGCACCGGCCGGGGCGCCACCGTCGGCCGCGGTACCCGACGCGTCACCGACCACCCGTCAGCGGGCCGCCACCGCGCCCCCCGACGACGACACCGACGCCGGCGCCGGAGCGGCGAAACCGGCGCCCAAGGTGCTCTACCTCGGGGACTCGCTCGCCACGGAGAACCAGAACGTCCTCGGCACGTTCCTGAAGGACGACCTCGACGCCCGTTACACGAGCGCCCCTTACTCGGGCACCACCCTGTGCGACTACCTGGAGGGCACCGCCGACCGGTCGCTCGTCCCGGCGCAGGACAAGGCGGCCGCGCTGGTGCGGCGGCTGAGCCCGGACTATGTGGTGCTGCAGTTCTGGGGCAACTCATGGGACTACACGCCCTGTATGGACGGCGTCACCTACGGCAAGGCCCGCACGGAGTACTTCCGGCGGTACACGGCCGCCGCCGAGCAGCTCACCGAACAGATCGCGAACGCGGGCGGCACGCACCGGCCGAGGATCGTGTGGGTGCTGCAGGGCCCGGACCCGATGACCCCGGACCGGGTGCGCCGGGTGAACGCCCTGTACGAGAAGCAGGCCAAGGCCTCCGGTGACATGGTCGCCGACGCCGGCAGGGCCGTGAGCCCGGCCTCCGACCGCTACGCCTGGACCCAGTACCTGCCGTGCACCGCGTACGAACGCGAGCACGACGGCTACTGCACCCAGCCCGGCCGTGCCCTCACCGCCCTCCACCACGACAAGGACGCCCTGCACTTCTGCCTGTCCCCGACGACGTCCAGGCCGAGGCCCTGCCCGGTGCTGTCACCGGGCATCACGCGGATGGCCCGGGAGATCACCCGGGCCATCGCCGACGAGACGTCCTAG
- a CDS encoding ribonuclease H: MIERMSERVVAACDGASKGNPGPAGWAWVVAEDDEIPSRWEAGPLGRSTNNIAELTALERLLAATDPAVPIEIRMDSQYAMKAVTTWLPGWKRNGWRTAAGKPVANRELVVRIDELLADRSVEFRYVPAHQVDGDPLNDFADRAASQAAIVQEPAGTGLGSPEPPAAPDAAPSRWSAAKKPGKSGRPSTRSGSSSSSASSRTIKAKFPGRCLCGRPYAAGEPIAKNDQGWGHPECRTAATAGAE, translated from the coding sequence ATGATCGAGCGCATGTCGGAACGTGTTGTGGCCGCCTGTGACGGAGCGTCCAAGGGAAACCCCGGACCAGCGGGCTGGGCCTGGGTGGTCGCCGAGGACGATGAGATCCCTTCGCGTTGGGAGGCCGGCCCGCTGGGCAGGTCCACCAACAACATCGCCGAACTCACCGCGCTGGAGCGGCTGTTGGCGGCCACCGACCCGGCCGTCCCGATCGAGATCCGGATGGACTCCCAGTACGCGATGAAGGCGGTCACCACCTGGCTGCCCGGCTGGAAGCGCAACGGCTGGCGCACGGCCGCCGGCAAGCCGGTCGCCAACCGGGAACTCGTGGTCCGCATCGACGAGTTGCTGGCCGACCGCTCCGTGGAGTTCCGCTACGTCCCCGCGCACCAGGTCGACGGCGACCCCCTCAACGACTTCGCCGACCGCGCGGCGAGCCAGGCGGCCATCGTGCAGGAACCCGCCGGCACCGGGCTGGGCTCCCCGGAACCGCCGGCCGCGCCCGACGCGGCCCCGTCCCGCTGGAGCGCGGCGAAGAAGCCCGGGAAGTCCGGCAGGCCCAGCACCCGGAGCGGCTCGTCCTCGTCCTCGGCGTCGTCCCGCACCATCAAGGCGAAGTTTCCCGGCCGCTGCCTGTGCGGCCGCCCGTACGCCGCGGGTGAGCCCATCGCCAAGAACGACCAGGGCTGGGGCCACCCGGAGTGCCGTACGGCGGCGACGGCCGGAGCCGAGTAG
- a CDS encoding tyrosinase family protein — translation MTIRKNQATLTADEKRRFVDALIALKRSGRYDEFVTTHNAFILGDTDNGERTGHRSPSFLPWHRRFLLEFERALQSVDPTVALPYWDWTADRTARSSLWAPDFLGGTGRSRDGRVTDGPFAASTGNWPISVRIDGRTYLRRSLGSAVRQLPTRAEVDSVLAMSTYDMTPWNSASDGFRNHLEGWRGVNLHNRVHVWVGGQMGTGVSPNDPVFWLHHAFVDKLWADWQRLHPGSPYLPAAGTPNVVDLDETMKPWNDTTPAALLDHTAHYTFDAA, via the coding sequence ATGACCATACGCAAGAACCAGGCGACCCTGACCGCCGACGAGAAGCGGCGCTTCGTCGACGCGCTGATCGCGCTGAAGCGCTCCGGCCGCTACGACGAGTTCGTCACCACGCACAACGCGTTCATCCTCGGCGACACCGACAACGGCGAACGCACGGGCCACCGTTCGCCGTCCTTCCTCCCCTGGCACCGCAGATTCCTGCTGGAGTTCGAGCGGGCCCTGCAGTCCGTGGACCCCACCGTCGCACTGCCCTACTGGGACTGGACGGCCGACCGCACGGCACGCTCCTCACTGTGGGCGCCGGACTTCCTCGGCGGCACCGGGCGCAGCCGCGACGGACGCGTGACGGACGGACCGTTCGCGGCGTCCACCGGGAACTGGCCGATCAGTGTGCGCATCGACGGCCGGACCTATCTGCGGCGGTCCCTCGGGAGTGCGGTGCGGCAGTTGCCGACCCGGGCCGAGGTGGACTCCGTGCTGGCGATGTCCACGTACGACATGACGCCCTGGAACAGCGCCTCGGACGGTTTCCGCAACCACCTGGAGGGCTGGCGGGGCGTGAACCTCCACAACCGGGTGCACGTCTGGGTGGGCGGCCAGATGGGCACCGGAGTCTCCCCCAACGACCCGGTCTTCTGGCTGCACCACGCGTTCGTCGACAAGCTGTGGGCCGACTGGCAGCGCCTGCACCCGGGTTCCCCGTACCTGCCGGCCGCCGGGACGCCGAACGTGGTCGACCTGGACGAGACCATGAAGCCGTGGAACGACACGACCCCGGCGGCGTTGCTGGACCACACCGCGCACTACACGTTCGACGCGGCCTGA
- a CDS encoding ATP-dependent Clp protease proteolytic subunit, which yields MAPLITGRAPTLAPRAEEGDTPPSRFDDHLAARLLAQRIVFLGTQVDEVSANRVCTQLLLLSAEDPRTDISLYINSPGGSVTAGLAIYDTMRLVPNDVSTLAMGFAASMGQFLLSVGTHGKRFALPNARIMMHQPSAGIGGTTADIEIQAENLEFTKRAIERITAEHTGQSEETISRDGDRDRWFTAEQAREYGMVDRVVESLDDVRPASSRRRMGLQ from the coding sequence GTGGCTCCACTGATCACCGGCCGGGCCCCGACGCTCGCCCCGCGTGCCGAGGAGGGTGACACCCCGCCGTCACGCTTCGACGACCATCTCGCCGCGCGGCTCCTCGCACAGCGGATCGTCTTCCTCGGCACCCAGGTCGACGAGGTCTCCGCGAACCGGGTCTGCACCCAGTTACTGCTGTTGTCGGCGGAGGACCCGCGCACCGACATCAGCCTCTACATCAACAGCCCCGGTGGTTCGGTGACCGCGGGCCTCGCCATCTACGACACGATGCGGCTGGTCCCCAACGACGTCTCGACGCTGGCGATGGGCTTCGCGGCGAGCATGGGCCAGTTCCTGCTGAGCGTGGGCACGCACGGCAAACGGTTCGCGCTGCCCAACGCGCGGATCATGATGCACCAGCCGTCGGCGGGCATCGGCGGCACCACCGCCGACATCGAGATCCAGGCGGAGAACCTGGAGTTCACCAAGCGGGCCATCGAGAGGATCACAGCGGAGCACACCGGCCAGAGCGAGGAGACGATCTCCCGGGACGGCGACCGCGACCGCTGGTTCACGGCCGAGCAGGCCAGGGAGTACGGGATGGTCGACCGGGTCGTCGAGTCGCTCGACGACGTACGGCCGGCCTCTTCACGCCGACGGATGGGGCTGCAGTGA
- a CDS encoding DUF6153 family protein, whose amino-acid sequence MSGRPFRRTALPCARGRSARLMLVVALALSTFLLFCAGSPPGEAPAPRPHSVSAGPTAEGFAAARAGRVERDPCEHSPGKHDCHAPDPAAVLGQMPLPGADHTAASWQPATAAAPVALEGSREPGRSRPPDLHELQLLRV is encoded by the coding sequence ATGTCCGGCCGGCCGTTCAGACGTACGGCGCTGCCGTGCGCCCGGGGCCGGTCGGCGCGCCTGATGCTCGTGGTGGCATTGGCCCTGAGCACGTTCCTCTTGTTCTGCGCGGGATCGCCTCCCGGTGAGGCTCCGGCGCCGCGCCCGCATTCGGTGTCTGCGGGGCCGACGGCGGAGGGGTTCGCCGCCGCGCGTGCGGGCCGGGTGGAGCGCGACCCCTGTGAGCACAGTCCCGGCAAGCACGACTGCCATGCCCCCGACCCCGCCGCGGTGCTGGGCCAGATGCCGCTGCCCGGCGCCGATCACACCGCCGCGTCCTGGCAGCCCGCTACGGCTGCGGCCCCGGTGGCGCTCGAAGGTTCCCGCGAGCCGGGGCGGTCCCGCCCTCCCGATCTCCACGAACTGCAGTTGCTCCGCGTCTAG
- a CDS encoding VOC family protein: protein MAAHPEGTPCWADAMFSDVEGAKSFYGDVLGWTFGESSSEYGNYTQAYADGKAVAAVVPPMPGQEGQSAWCLYFASADVNATATRIRDHGGEVLMEPMRVGEFGSMLLARSPDGVVFGVWQAGAHQGFEAMGVPGAYVWAEIYTREPEKSDTFFPAVFSFRAKQMDDPGNPQMDFRVFELGQGPLLGRMKMTAEDFPPEVPSYINVYFTVPDCDDAVARATKLGGVLRFGPMDTPFGRFAALSDPQGASFSVIDVTNTKGEMPALSDVD, encoded by the coding sequence ATGGCCGCACATCCCGAGGGAACGCCCTGTTGGGCCGACGCGATGTTCAGCGACGTCGAGGGGGCGAAGAGTTTCTACGGCGATGTCCTGGGCTGGACGTTCGGAGAGTCGTCCTCCGAGTACGGCAACTACACACAGGCGTACGCGGACGGCAAGGCGGTGGCCGCGGTCGTCCCGCCGATGCCCGGCCAGGAGGGCCAGTCCGCTTGGTGCCTGTACTTCGCCTCGGCCGACGTGAACGCCACCGCCACGAGGATCCGCGACCACGGCGGCGAGGTGCTGATGGAGCCGATGCGGGTCGGCGAGTTCGGCTCCATGCTGCTGGCCCGCTCTCCGGACGGCGTCGTCTTCGGCGTCTGGCAGGCGGGCGCCCACCAGGGCTTCGAGGCCATGGGCGTGCCCGGCGCGTACGTCTGGGCCGAGATCTACACCCGTGAACCCGAGAAGTCCGACACGTTCTTCCCTGCCGTCTTCTCCTTCCGGGCCAAGCAGATGGACGACCCCGGCAACCCCCAGATGGATTTTCGGGTTTTCGAACTGGGGCAGGGCCCGCTGCTCGGCCGGATGAAGATGACCGCGGAGGACTTCCCGCCCGAGGTGCCCTCGTACATCAACGTGTACTTCACCGTCCCCGACTGCGACGACGCGGTCGCCAGGGCCACCAAGCTGGGCGGCGTCCTGCGCTTCGGCCCGATGGACACCCCCTTCGGGCGCTTCGCCGCGCTCAGCGACCCGCAGGGCGCGTCGTTCTCGGTCATCGACGTCACCAACACCAAGGGCGAGATGCCGGCGCTCTCGGACGTCGACTGA